Proteins encoded by one window of Carassius auratus strain Wakin chromosome 24, ASM336829v1, whole genome shotgun sequence:
- the LOC113042257 gene encoding carboxypeptidase A6, producing MAFTDFARSVLLGCFIIFTTVLYPVDSYLYNNRYFGDQVLRIIPSSDTEVQAVKQLFQNLTVDLWKPNSAYLIQENSTVDVHVGRNKTQRLRRRLRQAHIHYEVLISNLQTEIEKQIGHQTSRKRRSEFQYDYEVYHPLEDIQSWMFEMNRTHPHLVELFSIGQSYEGRPLYVLQLGKRSRPSKKAVWIDCGVHAREWIGPAFCQWFVKEALNSYQHDSSMRRLMNQLNFYIMPVFNVDGYHYSWETDRFWRKTRSKIPKYHCRGVDANRNWKVKWSDEGASLHPCDDTYCGPFPESEPEVKAVAKFLRKHRKRVKAYISIHAYAQMLLYPYSYKYATIPNFNCVESAAQNAVSALYSAYGVRYRHGPASTTLYMSSGSSIDWAYKNGIPYAFAFELRDTGYFGFLLPEALINPTCTETMRAVKTIASGLLKKCTK from the exons ATGGCATTCACAGACTTTGCCAGAAGTGTTTTACTCggatgttttatcatttttaccACCGTGTTATATCCTGTCGACTCTTACCTCTACAACAACCGCTACTTCGG TGATCAGGTGTTGAGAATAATCCCCAGCAGCGACACAGAGGTTCAAGCAGTCAAACAGCTTTTCCAAAACCTGACG GTGGACCTTTGGAAGCCCAACAGTGCATATCTGATTCAAGAGAACAGCACAGTAGATGTTCACGTGGGACGGAACAAAACGCAGCGGCTAAGAAGACGTCTTCGCCAAGCACACATCCACTATGA GGTGCTCATTTCCAATCTCCAAACCGAAATTGAGAAACAGATCGGACACCAAACCTCCAGGAAGCGCAGATCAGAATTCCAGTATGACTATGAAGTGTACCATCCTTTGGAAGAC ATCCAGAGTTGGATGTTTGAGATGAACCGGACACACCCACACCTGGTGGAGCTGTTTTCTATTGGTCAGTCCTATGAAGGAAGGCCCCTCTATGTTCTGCAG TTAGGAAAGAGATCACGTCCTTCTAAGAAGGCAGTGTGGATAGACTGTGGAGTGCATGCAAGAGAATGGATTGGTCCAGCTTTCTGCCAATGGTTTGTGAAAGAG GCGCTGAACTCCTATCAACACGACTCCAGCATGAGACGGCTGATGAATCAGCTCAATTTCTACATTATGCCTGTCTTCAACGTGGATGGTTACCATTACAGCTGGGAGACG GATCGCTTTTGGCGGAAAACTCGGTCAAAGATTCCAAAGTATCATTGTCGGGGAGTGGATGCCAATCGAAATTGGAAAGTCAAATGGAGCG ATGAGGGTGCATCCCTGCACCCCTGCGATGACACGTACTGCGGTCCCTTTCCTGAGTCTGAGCCTGAGGTCAAAGCTGTTGCCAAGTTTCTACGCAAACACAGGAAACGTGTCAAAGCCTACATCTCTATTCATGCTTATGCTCAGATGCTCCTCTATCCGTATTCCTACAAATATGCCACTATACCAAACTTCAACTGTGTG GAATCGGCAGCTCAGAATGCAGTGAGCGCTCTATACTCCGCTTATGGAGTGAGATACAGACACGGCCCTGCCTCCACCACACTGT ATATGAGTTCTGGTAGCTCAATAGACTGGGCCTACAAAAACGGGATACCTTACGCCTTTGCCTTTGAGTTGCGTGATACGGGCTACTTCGGCTTCTTGCTGCCAGAAGCCCTTATTAACCCAACTTGCACAGAGACCATGAGAGCAGTAAAAACCATCGCTTCAGGCCTGCTGAAGAAATGTACCAAATGA